DNA sequence from the Methylacidiphilum kamchatkense Kam1 genome:
CAGTTGATTTGCAATCCCTTCTGGGATTTGAGGCAAAGAACAGTAATAATCGTGGTTTCCCATGAGAATGATCTCAGCCTGTTCTCTTATCTTTTGTAAGCATCGAGAAGGTTCGGCCCCATAGCCTACCACATCCCCAAGACATATCATTTTATCTACTTTGATTTTGGCAATTTCCTCCAGAACGGATTCCAAAGCCTCAAGATTTCCATGAATGTCACTTAAAAAAGCGATTTTCATTTTCCAATCTAATAAATATTCTCGCAATCCGAAACCATTGATAAGTTTTTCTTTTTGACTAATATTATTCTTGACTATAGATAGTCTATTTTATTACTAGAGTATATTCTATGCTTATTTTCCCCTCTATCATTCAGACAATAGGAAGGACGCCCTTGGTTCGGTTAAATAAAATGACCCAAGGATTGGAGGCACAGGTTGCCATAAAATGTGAATTTTTCAACCCTTTGAGCAGTGTCAAAGACCGCATTGGTATCGCAATGATCGATCAGGCGGAAAGAGAAGGAAAAATAAACTCGAAGACCACGATCATTGAACCGACTTCTGGGAACACTGGGATTGCATTGGCCTTCGTAGCGGCTGCCAAAGGTTATTCTCTTATTTTAACCATGCCTGAAAGCATGAGTATCGAACGAAGAACTCTTTTAGCCCTCCTTGGTGCTCGTCTGGTACTGACTCCGGCTCAACAAGGCATGCGTGGGGCGGTCGAGAAAGCAATGGAAATCGCATCGAAAACAGAAAATAGTTGGATCCCTCAACAATTTGACAATCCCGCTAACCCTGAAATCCACCGGAGGACTACAGCCGAAGAAATCTGGAAAGATACAGAGGGAAAAGTAGATATTTTTGTTGCTGGTGTGGGAACTGGAGGCACAATTACAGGAGTCAGTGAGGTAATAAAGAAAAGAAAATCATCGTTTTATTCTGTTGCTGTCGAACCAGCTGCCTCTCCTGTCATTTCTCAAACCCTAAGAGGGGAACCTCTAAAGCCTGGCCCCCATAAAATTCAAGGGATAGGAGCAGGTTTTGTCCCCAAAAATCTGAATCTTAAAATAATTGATGAAGTCTTTACAGTAACTGATCAAGAGGCAATCACTACGGCTCAACGACTCGCTTCCGAAGAAGGCATTCTAGCAGGCATTTCTTCAGGAGCAACCGTTTTTGCCGCTCTCGAAATTGCCAAGCGCAAAGAAAATAAAGGGAAATTGATTGTGGCCATCGCAGCCAGTACGGGAGAAAGATACTTGAGCACAGCCCTTGCCGAGCAAGCTAAAAAATTTGCAGGTGGTATGATCTAAATTTTTTATTTTTTCCCTTGACTTGATATACTTTTACTGTAATTTTGTAGTACAACAAATATTATAAATCTGATTCTTCTCTTTTCTTAATGTACAAAAATAACGTAAGTTATTTTCAATAATTTCTTATTTACTTTCTCAACTTTTCACTAATTCTAAGCGTATCAATATTAAGCAATGGACAACAACGATTCTGCTCTCAAACTTTATTTAAGGGAAATAAGCCAAATTCCACTGCTGACAAAAGAAAAAGAAGTGGAATTGGCTAAAAGAATACAACAAGGGGATCAAGAGGCAAGACGGCAAATGATTCAGGCCAATCTCCGGTTGGTCGTGAAGATAGCCCATGACTATGCCAATAGTGGGTTGCCTCTACCAGACCTTATTTCCGAAGGCAACATTGGGCTAATGAAAGCCGTCGATCGCTTCGACCCCTCGAAGGGAGGGAAGCTGAGCACCTATGCTGCATGGTGGATCAAACAGTCTATCAAACGGGCTCTAGCCAATCAAAGTAAAACAATTCGGCTGCCGGTCCATCTTGTTGATAAAATAGCTAAGATGAGAAGGGTAGCCATGCAGCTGTCAGAAGTTCTTGGGAGGGATCCAACAGATGAAGAATTAGCTGAGGAACTCGGCATGTCTACGACCAAAGTTGCCGAGTTAAGGACGATTGCCATCAGACCTGCTTCTCTCGATGCCACGGTAGGAGAAGAAGAGGATGGCACATCCTTGGGAGAACTAGTTAAGGATGAATCAGCCACGAGTCCCGACCAATCTGTTCTTGACCAAAACCTCAAGAATACTATTCTTGAATTGCTGCCTAAGCTCGATGAAAGGGAAAGAAAAATATTGAGCCTTAGATTTGGGCTAGAAGGCAATGAACAAATGACTTTGGAAGAGATCGGAAAAGAATTTCATGTAACTAGGGAAAGAATTCGTCAACTCCAAAATATTGCTTTACGAAAAATTCGAAAAGAGCTAGAAAAACAAGAAAAAGGGAAAAACCGTCTTACCAATAAACAATCCTTAAAAAAATAGTAGAATAAAGGAGAAAAACTTCTTTTTCACATGACCTATGTTTTAAGTAGCTCTATCGAAAGGCTTAAGGAGAAGATTCGAAATATCCCAAATTTTCCTCGTCAGGGAGTCCAATTTAAAGATATTACTCCTGCAATCGGGGAGGGGCAGTTCTTTAGATTGATAATGACGATCTTTATTTCCCGTTATCAAAAGAAAAAGATTGATAAAATTGCTGCGATCGATGCCCGAGGATTTATTTTTGCAGGAGCTTTGGCTCATTCTCTGGGAGTTGGTATCATTCCCATCCGGAAAAAGGGAAAATTGCCCTATAAAACTTATGAATTGCCTTATAAAAGTGAATATGGAGAAGAAATTTTAACAATACATCAGGACGCCATCACCAAGGGAGAAAGTATCCTCATTGTAGATGATGTGCTGGCAACTGGCAACACAGCGCTTACCGCAGCTTTACTCATCGAAAAGTGTGGAGGGAATCTGATGGAGTTAGGATTTCTTGCTGAGCTATGTGATTTAAAAGGCAGAGAAAAACTTTTCCCTTTTCCCTGTTATTCTATTCTTCAGTTCTAGTGACACTCCCTATTCCCCTAAAGGGGAGGGGTATTCCCGCTCCATTTTATAAAAAATCGAAATCCATCTCTCTATGTCTCGCACTCGACACTCTTCGATAAAGAAAAGGCTATCCTCTTTCCAAGGAATCCGTAGTTTTTTTATTAGGTATACTGTAGTTTTTGGGCGCTTCTTTCTCCCTTTCAGGTGCCATACTTAAAGAATAGGTTCTTTCTGTCCTTTAAAAGGCCAGCTTGCTTTATTCTTCTTGAAAGTCTTCCTTATTTTTTTCCTAGCCATGCAAATTCCTCTTTTTGTCTTACGAATAAAGTCGACAAGTTTTTGAATTTCGTTACACTGCGAAACTTTTTCAATTTTTTCTAGGGCCTGTGAAACATTATATCCGCTAAAGTAAAGAATCTTATAGGCCTCTTCGATTTTTCTTCTTATTTCCTCCGTAATCCCTGCCCTTTTCAATCCAACTCTATTGATTCCTGAAACCTCGTTCGTATCGACAGCCATAAAATAAGGAGGAAGATCTTTCCCAATCCGGGTCTGACCACGAATCATCGTAAGCTCCCCTATTCTTACGTGTTGATGGATAACCGCTGCGCCTCCTAAAAACGCTCTTTTTTCAACATGAACATAGCCAGCAAGGAGAACATTATTAACCAAAACAACCTGATCTTCCACCAAACAGTTATGTGCTACATGGCTTCCAGCCATGAGAAAACAACGATTCCCAATTCTTGTAACAGACGATTCGGCCGAACCACGATGGATAGTTACATATTCTCGAATGATATTATCATCCCCAATAATAACCGAAGAAAATCCCCCTTTAAACGCCATGTCCTGAGGTTCAGCCCCAATGATTGCGCCAAAACCAATCTGATTTCTTTTCCCAATCTGACTATTTCCAGTTATTACGGCATGGGCCCGAATTTCAGAACCATCACCAATAGAACAGCCGGCTTCCACAATAGCCCATGGGCCAATAGAAACATCTTTCCCAATTTCAGCCTTGGAACTAACAATTGCCGTTGGATGTATCATAAAAAAAAATTTCCCCTCCCTGAGCCATCTCTAGGCAGTTTTAAAAAGAAGAACAAACTATATTAAAAATGAGCCTTTCCTCATTGTATCCTTCTCACATTGCCATTTTCATGTCCTTCATGGCCATTAGATAAAACATTAAACGGTTCGAAGGAAGAAACAAAAGAAAGGGGAATCCATCCATTAACTAAAATCCCCTCAGGCTGATAATCGGTCTCGACGCCAAAGCCCACCCGGTGAAATTTAGCAACCATGTCCATCCTATCGACAGGCACCTTTAAAGAGAGATATCGACGCTTCGTTTTTAACCACTGCTCAATTTTAAGTAAAAGCTTTTCACATCCCACTCCCGTAGCCGCAGAAATGGGTACGCTACCTGGATATTCCTGAATTCTTCTCTTAATAAGTCCATTGGACTTCACTAAATCGATTTTATTCCAGACCAGAATCGTTGGTTTGTCTAAGGCTCCGAGCTGTTCTAAAACTTTATTCACTTCTTCAATCTGATTTTCAGATAAAGGATGGGAAATATCTACCAGATGAATCAATAAATCGGCCTCTTTGACTTCTTCTAAAGTTGCCTTAAAAGATTCAACTAAATGAAAAGGTAATTTTTGAATAAACCCAACCGTATCAGACAGGAATATTTTTTGACCGCCTGAAAATTCAAACAGTCTAATGGTCGGATCGAGGGTAGCAAAAAGCTTATTTTCGACAAGGACTTTCGAATTGGTTAGAAGATTAAAAAGGGTGGATTTCCCTGCATTTGTGTATCCAACAAGACAAGCAGTCGGCCATGGAGACTTTTGTCGGCTACTTCGTTGGATATATCGAGTTTTCTTTACTTCCTCGAGCTCTTTTTTTAATCTATGAATCTTTTCCTGGATACGCCGGCGATCTACTTCAAGTTGAGTTTCTCCAGGACCCCGCGTCCCAATTCCTCCAGTCTGCCGAGAGAGGTGTGTCCATAAACGTGTTAACCTAGGAAGCAGATAGAGCAGTTGGGCAAGTTCGATTTGGAGTTTGCCTTCCCTTGTCTTTGCTCTTTGTGCAAAGATATCTAAAATAAGTTGGGTTCGATCCAGGACCTTACAACCGAAAAGAGAACTCAAATTACGGCATTGAATGGGAGATAGATCGTCATTAAAAAGGACAAAAGAAACCTTTTTTTCTTTACAAATTTCTGCAATCTCTTTTGCTTTCCCTTTCCCAATATAAAAAGGAGCTGTTGGAGAAGAGAGCCGCTGGACAATCCTGTCAATAATAAGTCCACCCGCCGAAATGGCTAATTCTTCTAACTCCTCAAAAGCTTCTTCAAAATTCTTCTCTCCTTTATCTAATCCGACAAGGATACCCGTTTCTTTTTTCTCCTCCTCGACTAAAGATATCATGCTAGCTAGCTCAATAACTCTCTTTTTTTTCTTCCTCCAACCAAACAATTAACCTCTTTGTTTATTTATTTACGAACAAAAAAATTTATTTTTTCAATATAACTTTTAATAAATGAACACTCTTCTTGTTCATTTTTCAACAAACAGTAACTTAAAGAATTCTCCCTTTTGAACCAAGTTTTTTGTCTTTTCCCATAGGCACAATGCTCTCTAAATATATCTTCCATCAATTTTACTTTATTTTTTTCTCTTTGCAGCAAATACTGGCCAATTCGCTTATAACCAATGGCCTGACATCTTTCGATTGCCTCAATGCCTCCGTCTTCAAGGAGCATGCATGTTTCCTTTTCCCATCCGGCTTCAAACATACTCTGGATTCTATTCCTTAAGCGTATTTCTAATTCTGACTTAGGACGATCAATCCAAAAGGCCAATGAAGGAACCACCAACGGAAAAGTTGTTTTTTGCTGCCATTCAATAATAGAGATGCCACTACATTTTTTAACTTCTATGGCTCGAATCACTCTCCTTGGATTGGAACAGTCGATAGAAGATGCGGCTAAAGGATCGATCTGTATTAAAAGCTCTGTTAGTTTTTTCTTATCTAATTTTTCTAATGATTTCCTCAACAGTGCATCCGCTGCAGGTGCCGCACAAAGTCCCCTAGTCATTGCCCGGAAATAAAGACCACAGCCCCCAACTACTAAAATAGCTCGCTTCTGTTGCAGCTCTTTGAATAAATACTCTTTAGCCCATTGGATAAAAAGAAAGACATTAAAAGACTCTTTCCAATCTACTAGATCTATACCCCCATACCTATACCGAATTCTCTCATGTAGAGAAGGTTTTGCTGTTCCTATATCAAGTTTTTTATAAACTTGCATCGAATCAATCGACAAAAGGGATACCCCCGTTGCTTCAGCAATTCTATGAGCGATTGCTGTTTTTCCAGTTGATGTCGCACCAACCAAAAAAAATACTGGTGCCTGTTCCAATGCCATAGGAGGGTAGTTTCTTGAAAAATCTAGATTCATCAGTACAACTCAAAGTACAATCAGATCTTGCTCCACTCCTTCGTATCGTCACTAAAAAAAAATGACCCTTTTCAATTTTTCAACCCACATCTTATTCTTAGACGATAAAAAGGAAAAAAAACCTATGGATTACAAACATTTTTCTGTAAAACTTACCGCCACGGAGAGTGGAAATTACCATCTAAATGCCCAGTTTCATCCCTTTTGGAACAACAAAAAAATAATAACTCTAGATCAAGATTTCCTCAATTGGAAAGAAATTATCGCTGGTGCCCGCTCCCTTTATGAAACAGTATCGAATCTTTTTAGTTGGGCCAAAGAACTCTATAATTCTTTTTATACCAAAGACTTATCCAAAAAAACCGATGCCTGGAATAAAGTGAAAGAAAAATCTCAGCCAACAGATAAAAACTTTTCTACTAAAGAGACAGAAGCAACTCCTCTCAAAGATCTTAACCGCTCGCCCAATAAGGCTCCCAAGGAGAGATTTCAAGAGCCGGATTCAAAACAGAAAATCTCTGCTACTTCAGAAACAGCAAAAAATATGATTCCCGAAGCTAAAAAGAAAGCCCAATCAAAAAAGCAATTGAAAAGCCCTTCATCAAAAGAAGACTTTGTAAAAACGGCTCTTTGTTCTCCTTTGACAAGACACATTCTGAAGACATGTATGGAACTGGGTCAATCCATCCTTAAAGAAAACAACAGTGTAGTAAAAACAGAAGGCCAAAAGAACCGATTTGAAAAGAAAGACTCTTCTCTGAAGACCGACAAAGAAAAGGAAAAATGGTCTATTTGGATTGGGTTTTCAATGTCTGATACAAAACAAGGTTCTACCCCTAAACGAAGCAAAACCCTCTCTTTCTAAAGAGTTCTAAGGAAGCGAATTTTCCCATTATCTATGGAATCCACCCCCTCCATGGAATCCACCCCCTCCATGGAATCCACCGCCATGGGGGCCAACACCATGGAAGCCTCCAGGAACGCCTCTGGCCCCAGGATACCCATGAAAACGTGCGCCTCCATAAAAAGGAGCATGACCATATCCTCTCATAGCAGAAGAAGCCCAATTTCTAGTGGGTAGCCCCTGATGGAACTGAGATCCTCCAAGCCTAGAGTTAGCCATGGAAGATGGGGATGAATGAATTGCTGGAGAATTAAAAGATGTTCCGCCTCCATGTCCCAGAAAAGATCCTCCAGGGTTCATCGCCCTTTGAGTCAAAGTATGAGGGGAAGACCCATAAGATTGAGCACCAAAATTTCTTGACCAATTGCTCTGACTTAGAGGGGATTGTCCATTCAATGTATGCGTTCCCCAAGTTCCAAAATTCCTTGTTGTGTTGAGTGTGTTGAACATATTCCGATTAATAATCGTATTGTTATTAACAATAGTCGTTCTGTTAAACGAACTAACCGAATACCAGGGCATTCCCCACCAGGGTCTTCCAAAAAAGAATCCAAGAGAAATTCCAGGGATAAAAGGATAACCTATTCCAATTCCAAGTCCCCAACCTCCTCCCCAAAATCCTAATCCTATCCCGGCACCCCATCCCCAGCCTACCCATGGATACCAAAGGGGAGCCCACCAATAAGGACCAAAAAACCAAGGAGAATAAGCCCAATAAGGAGGATACCAATAAGGATAATAGGGAGGAGGATAATAAGAAGAGCCCACAGCTCCAGTGTACCCTCTGAAAGCTGATGAATTAGAAGCATTATTATCAGATCTATTGCTTTCTTCCTTATTAGAATTCTCTCCTCTTCTTCCCTGACTAATTGCCTTTTGAACCATTGGAATTTGAGCTTCTACAAACTGAGCAAACTGGTCTGCTCCATCAGCACTGCTTGCAAGTTGTTCCAGTTTCAAAGCTTGAGGAACGGTAATCAGATCATCGGGATTGACATGGAAACGAGAAGCAATTTCATTTTGTTTAGATTTTATTTGCTCAATGGTTCTTCTTACAGATTGAGCATAGTTTCTGGAATTTGTAGCAGCCATTTGCAACTGCATAATAGTCGCTTCAGTTGCGTGCGAAGGATCCGCAAGAAGCCCTTGGACTTGACTCATCCTTCCTTGTTGCTCTGAGTCAGGGGGTAAAGTTGATAATCCAGAAGAAAAAGCAGCACTAAATTCTTTTTTTGCTTTTTGTAATTGGTGCTCATGATAGGCTTGTGAGAAGGAAAAATATGACATCAAAAGAACAACTATTCCCCCAAGCACACTCCCAATTTTTGTTAACATATAGACATCCTTATTAAGTATTTATAAAAAAATAAGATTATAAGTACAAAAGGTCAATAGAGAGCATGGTATAGCTGGATAGCCAATCTTCCCTCTTCTCAAAAAAAAAGTTGAACTACATAGTATCTAAGATGGATGCTCGTCCTAACAAAACCCTTTTCATAGTTCTTTTTATAGGCCTTTTAGTTGTCCTTTTTTCTCTTTTTCTTTTGTATTTTATAGATAAGATCGAAAGAATGTTTCCCAAAAAATTTCCTAAACAACAAAAAATTACTGTTGTCGTTCCTACCCCAACTTCTTGTGAAGGGTATATGAGATTTTTTGAAAGAATCGGAGATGGAGGACAATGGACCTCAGAGTCCGATTTTATTCCCGTTCTTATCGGCAGAAACGGTTTATCGTGGGGTAGAGGATTGCACGACATACAGGAAGGAGAACAAAAAAAAGAGGGAGATGGAAAGACTCCAGCTGGTATCTTTAATTTGGGATTAATCATGGGAGTTGCTAAAGAGCTCCCATTAGGAGCTAGCTGGCCTTTATACCATAAAAAAAGCCCTCTGGATGCTTGGATCGAAGATCCCACCTTACCCCATTATAATCATCTTGTCACTATTTCTGAAGCTTCTTCTCCTCCAACATGGTTTGAAAAGCAACGCCTTCGTATCGAAGATCCGCATTTGGAATGGATGGTCTTCATAGAACATAACTATCCAGATGCTATCCCAGGCATGGGAAGTGCTGTTTTCCTCCATGAAAGATATGGAGAACATACCCCTACTTCTGGTTGTGTCGCAATGGAAAAGGAAAGATTAATCGAATTAATTCGATGGATATCTTATGATGCCAAGCCTAAAATTGTGATCCTCTCTATTCCTGATTATGCTAGGCTTCAAATCCAGTGGGACCTTCCCCCTTTGCACCAAGCCTATCCAGAGGCTTTTCTAATTGTGAATCAAAACAAACAATAAACTGATTGACAAAAGTCGCTACAACAAATACTGTAAGTATTTTGCACCTATTTCCGAAGAAAAGCTCTTAATTGTCCTTACCGATAAAATAGAGTTAAATAGAAAGTTGACTGATACCCAGGGCTTCATGGGTGAGAGGAACTCTGATTTTTTTTATTGTCTGTCGTGATTCTTCCAGAACGCCATTGGAATATCATCAATAGACATCACGCAAGTATCTTTTGGTAGAGCGAAGATTTTGGACATATTCTTGAGCTTTTTCTTTGGAAAGCCCTCCCGCAGTCTCACAAATCCTATGAAGAGCTGCATCAACATCTTTTGCCATCCTATGGGCATCGCCGCATACATACACGTAGGCCCCCTCCTGCAACCAACTCCAAAAGTCTTGAGCATTCTCCAACATCCGATGTTGGACATAAATTTTATAAGACTGATCACGTGAAAAAGCAGTATCGAGTCGAGTCAATACACCCTTCTTTAAAAAATCTTCGAGTTCCTCCTGATAAAAGAAATCCGTGGCACGATGCTGCTCTCCAAAGAAAAGCCAATTTTTCCCTTTCGCTCCTATAGCCATCCTCTCCTGAAGAAAAGCCCTAAAAGGAGCAATCCCCGTTCCAGGTCCTATCATAATCATGGGTGTGTCTGGATCAGAGGGAATACGAAAATTGGGATTAGATCGAATAAAAATAGGAATGGGGACTTTGGGGGAGGCTTCAGCCAGAAAATTAGAACATATACCCCTTCTCCATCGTCCATGTTGAATATATCTCACAACTACCACCGTAAGGTGAACTTCCATTTCATACAGCTTTGGGCTACAGGCAATAGAATAATATCGAGGAGAAAGGGATCTTAAATTTTTAACAAGTTCAAGAGCCCCAATCCCCTTCTTTGGAAAATCGTCAAGAATAGAGTTGATTTCGTAATGCCGATATAAGGCTTCTCGCAATGGAACATTTTCACCACTTGGTGTGGGAACAATTTCTTCTCCGGTATAACCTAATGTTTCAATGATTTCTTGAACAAGCACTGGCCAGTTCGTTGGGAAAACGCCCACGGCATCTCCCGGAAGATAACTCAAATCGGAGCCTTCCAAAGATAACTCCAGATGCCGTGTTTCTTTCTCAGAACCCATTAATGTTAATCGCCTGTTTTCTAACACTCTCGAAGGAAAAGGGTTTTGTTTATTAAAAGGGGGTTGTGGAACTGAAACTTTTTTGGGGGTCAAAGGAACACTTACTTTTTGCCCTTCCCCCTTTGTTTCCACGCTAAGAGCCTGCTCATTCTGATCTGAAATCTGTAAAGAACGTGGCAAAATTTCCAAAACACTATCTATCCATTTGGAAGCCGATTCTTCATAATCCACATCGCAATCAACCCTTGGATAGATCCTTTTGGCTCCCAGCTCTTCCAATCTTTTATCCACATTTTTCCCAGCTTGACAAAAATCTGGATAAGCAGAATCGCCCAATGCCAAAAGGGCGTATTGGAGATTTTCTAATCTAGGAGCCTCTGAAGAAGACAAATACTCCCAAAATTCTCTCGCATTATCTGGAGGTTCCCCTTCCCCAAAAGTACTTATAAAGAAAATAGCATAGGATTCTTTAGTTAAATCAACACTTTTGAAATCAGCTAGATCGATGACCGATACGGGAAACTTTACAGACTGCAACTTCCTCCCCATTCGCTTCGCTAGCTCTTCGGCGTTTCCTGTTTGACTCCCAAAAAATATTTTTATGGTTAAATGATTCGTCCTAGAAGACTCTCCTTCCTTTTGTAGTTCGGTCTGAGGGAAAGAGAGTAAATTAAAGATGAATTCTTCTGCCCATTGACGCGCTACTGGGGAAATTGGTGCCCATTTAGGAATAGAAGGAAAGGGTCTTCCAGCCTCCGCATATTCCATTATGCCAGCCAGGAAACCGCTAATCCACGCTTTCTCTACCAAGGATAGCGGAGCTGTCTCAGGAAGCTTTCGTATGTTCTCTTTTGGTACCAATTCTAAGGAACCCTCCATTTATGTTTTTAAACTACTTATTACAAAAAACCGAAAGCAAAAAGTTTCTATATTCCAAGTATAATTCAAGAAAAAAAAAACATTTTTTGAATTCTTTTTTTAAAATATCACTTTTCGGTTTGGAAGCCTGCGAGGGATAGAGATAAATGGCATCAAAGAGTTTTAAACAGAGCCAAAAGCACAGCAACACAGCCAATATTAACCATAGAAAGAGGAAGAAAAATCTTCCATCCCAAATTCATGAGTTGATCATATCGGAAGCGAGGAAGGGTCCATCGAATCCAAATAAAAAGGAACAAAAATACAAGAATTTTTAACAAAAACACTAACGCCTGGATTAACAACCCACCGATACCAACTCCCTTTGTCAACAACCCAAAAGGCAGACTCCAGCCACCAAAAAACAGTGTAATAATCAAAGCACTTGCAGCCACCATTGCAGCATATTCCCCTAAAAAGAACATACCGAACTTCATCCCCCATATTCCGTATTATATCCAGCCACTAGTTCCTGTTCGCTTTCAGGTAAATCAAATGGCGCTCGATTTGTCTCAGCAAACAAAGCTACCAAAAAGATCAGAAAAGAGATAAAAAGAAAAGGCCACATCGCAAAAAGTTTCCAATCCAAATGTTGCGCAAAAAAGGAATTACCAACCAACCATGTTCTATCTGAAATTTAACAATATCAGAAAAATTCAAACTTCCCGTCAAAAGAAATACAGGTATGACCGAAAACCCAAGAGCTACTTCATAAGAAATCATCTGAGCGGTAGACCGTATACCTCCTAGGAAAGCGTATTTTGAATTGGAAGCCCATCCAGCAAGGACAATCCCATAAACGCTCAAAGAGCTGATAGCAAATGCCCATAAGACGCCAGCTCCTGCATTGATAATGACTCCAGGCTGAGGAACAACGATCTTCAAAGAAGAGATCGTCACTGGATCAATGGATGCAAAGGGAACAAGACCAATAATTACTAACGGAGGGATAATGACAAAAAAAGGAGCGAGCGTGTAATAAAATTTTTTTACAACTCCAGGAACAAATTGTTCTTTAAGCATGAGTTTAAAGGCATCGGCAATAGGTTGGCCTAATCCCCAAAAACGTCCTTTAAGAAAAGGAAGTCCCACGCGGTTAGGTCCCACTCTATCCTGAATGGCAGCGCATATTTTCCTTTCGGCCAAAACGGTATAAGCAACAATGCCTAAAAGAACACCAACAACAACGGCAATCTT
Encoded proteins:
- a CDS encoding complex I subunit 1/NuoH family protein, coding for MDGSLTVFILSTVIKIAVVVGVLLGIVAYTVLAERKICAAIQDRVGPNRVGLPFLKGRFWGLGQPIADAFKLMLKEQFVPGVVKKFYYTLAPFFVIIPPLVIIGLVPFASIDPVTISSLKIVVPQPGVIINAGAGVLWAFAISSLSVYGIVLAGWASNSKYAFLGGIRSTAQMISYEVALGFSVIPVFLLTGSLNFSDIVKFQIEHGWLVIPFLRNIWIGNFLRCGLFFLSLF